The Augochlora pura isolate Apur16 chromosome 4, APUR_v2.2.1, whole genome shotgun sequence genome segment TTCCGACAAAACCGTCGATTACCGTATTATCGCGAGATGGAAGCCTCGAGAGCGCCGGCGGATCGAGATCCGGTTACTCGGTCGGGCATCGAAGCGATTTATCGATCGCGCGTTTCACTTTTCTTacaattctcttttttttttctccttcgGCTGTTTCATTCTATTTGTCCCGGCGTGCCGTGCGCGGTTGCGCAGGTGTCGACCAGTCCGGTAGAAACCTGCTACATTTTCCATATTCTCTATTCGCGCACGGGATCCGATATTTGCACACAATGGACGACACAGAGGAGGTTTCCGCGATTTCCCATGATGTCGATGGTTATCGGCGGTTTCCAGCGGACGAGGGAAAGAGGGAAGAAGGAGCGGCGACTGTTCGTAACTTTCGGCGCGGAGCCGGTCGacatcggcatcggcatcggcatcggaATCGGAATCGGTAGCGTGAACGTGAACTTCACACTGTCGTGGAGATGCAAGAGGTGCACTTTCACTTCTGCTGGATCTACATGACAGAGCCAATGACCTACTAACACATCGAACCGTTcactcgccgccgccgcgacgctcGCTGCAAACTGCAAGGACGTTCGATTCACCGATCCTTGTCGGGGCTGGACGAATTCATTTTCGATCGCGGCCGCGTTGCGCCAGAAATTTCAAAGCCGACGCCCGATTCGATTTTCTCCGAGAGCGTGACTTTTGATCCGCATTTAATCTCAGCGTAAACTGTGACACGCACGGTTGCGAAATACGAGACGGTTTCTTTCTACTAGAAATCTACACGGCGCGCGTCGCCCGCGAAAGGGGAACCCGGAAGGATGCTCCGCGGATCCAGGGTCTTCGATTTCCCCGGGACGATCTCCGTCCATCTTCTTTTCGGACGACTGGACGGACGTGTTGTTTGCGTCACGCGTCGCCCCGTAACGGGTGAAAGTAAAAAGAGCTCGGCAGAACCCGGAACTCGGAACTCGGAACCAAAGGCCACACTCTCTGTCCGATTATGCCGGCGGACATCGGCATTGGCGCCGGGACGAGgcgaaacgagacgaaacgaGACAGCATCCTCGTCGACCAATTATCGGCGAGGAGGAGTGAAAACGTCGCGCGAGTTTTATGCTCTCGCGGCCAACCGCATCGATCGATGCTTCGACCACGTTCAGGACAATTTAACCGTCTAACGGCCCCCGGGGTCTGCGTCGGTTTCGTAATGGATTCTAAATCCCCGCGGAAAAAAGACAGGCAGGATCGTTTAAAGATCGAGAGTCCTCGTCGCGTCTGCGGTTTCAAGACGCGTCGGATCATCTTGGAAATCGATTCCCAAAGTTCTTGGGAACGAGTGGACTGGGATCGATCAAATTGTCAAATTGTCTACCGGACAGAGAGATTTCCgtagaaacatttaataatatcaattttgcgAGAACCGCCGGAGTTATTTGACGCCTCGAAATGACGgggaacgacgacggcggTAATATCGATGGACGAGCGTTCGTCGGATGTCATAACCGAGAGATTTTACGATCGGCTTTTCTACGATGACGCGCGCGTAAAATGTCTACGAGCACCGTGGGCTGGAGTTTCACGACCGGAGAGAAAGTGGGAAAACCAGTTCCCACCTGGAAAATATTCCGGCCATTCGGGCAGGATTCCTCTCGGTGACCGTGAAAAGCGTTTAGGCGAACCTGGTTCTGGACAGGTACGAGTACGAGCAGTTTTCGCGATCCAGTGGAAATACTTTCTTCCAACTCGATCGGAGGCTGACCTTTATGCCACTCTATACGGACGCTGGGCGGCGGTGGGGGGTGTCTTGGAATTTCTTCGCGACAAGCTTTCAGTCACCGATTCCGGTCGATTCAAGAAATAACGATAACGAACAGATCGAACGGTGCAGCGTTGCTTTCGAACGCGCTAAAAAACGGCGAACAACCCGAACCATTAAAACGCTCGTTGCATAATCGATTTCAAAATGTTCGCCACGACTATCGCTGAACCGATACGATATAAAAGCCAGTCGGCAGGAACGCAACGATCTTGTTAAAACTCGTTTCACCGATCGCGAGACCCTGGAAATTCGGCTCTCGTCCAATCCGTGGACGCAGGCTGCTCCGGTTCCGATGCAACGGCGATGATCGAGATCGAAGCGAAAAGACGGGGGCAGTCGAGAAATCGGTTCTGCCAGGCTTCGAAGTAGCCAAGGCGTCGTCGCGAGCTTCGCCGGATTCGCTCGCGAAAGTGAAAAATCGTCGTAACGACCGAGTAGATCACGATTCGTCGCGTGATCCATCGTCAACGTTGCCACAGAAAAAAGAAGGATTCGTGTCGGCGCTGCTGACTCGATCCTCTGCGTGTTCCGTGGCTCGTTTGGCTCGATCACGCGACGTTTTCAGGCGCAGCTTTATTCTTCTGCTGAAAATCGTAGCTAACGACCCGGAGGATCGGGGGAGCGGTCAGCGAGCGTCGCGTGAACACCGAGATCGCGGTGAAAATGTCCATGGATCGCGATAGAAATCGGGCGCCGACGTTGTCCGCCAAGAAAGATCGGCCCAAGAAAGAGGGACTAAACATCTCGCGTAAACAATTGCGATtggatggagagagagagagagagagagggagcggcGCGGTCGCTACTTATCCGCAGCATCTGCGTTTGCTCTGTTTATTCTGTCGACACGCGGCATTGAGTCCGACGTTCGGCCAACTCGCGCGCGTTAATTGGGAAACCGGGACGGCGGAACGGTTGAACAGCGGCTGGCGAGGCGTTGGAAAAGCGATGGGTCGCGTCACGAACGACACGGTCATTCGAATACGATAATAGCATCGATCTACCGAGTCTCGACAGATCTCGAATTCGCCTTAAGATATCCttagaatttcgaaatttcgatAGCACAAATGACACGGTATGATATAGCACGATTCGTTTTCAGGGAAACGATGGGTGCAGCGAGATCCAGCCAATGGTTGCTACTGGGAATAGTGTTTGTGATCTCCTCGAGCCGCGCCACCAGTCAAACGGAACTGGTCACCGGTTCCCCGTTGAGCAGACCGGAAACGTTGTTCGCCTCGATcgagaccgagaccgagaccgagaccgagaTCGAAGCCGAGGAGACCTCTTCGAATCGGACGGAGCCGTCGAGCTCGACGAGGAGGCGTCGCTACGTTCGGTTCCCGAGCGGCCCGGGCGGCCCGGGCGGCTATGTCTTCGAAGGCAGCGGCCCTCCGACGGGGAGGAACGTCGGCGTGCCACCCGGGTTGCGGTTCCCTTCGTGGAGGCAGCAGAAATCGCTGTGGCGGAGCCCCGTCTCCGAGTACAGCCGGCCGGTGATGGGCCATCGGACGCCTCGACTAATTTTCAGAGACAACGACTTCCCACCGCCCGTGGGTGGCAGCGCACCCTCCTTCTTCCAGCAGTCGAACCACCTGCCGGACTTCGAGGACGATGCCAGAGGTAACGCGACCCTCGATCGAGAACAGAATCGACATTCTCTGCCTCCGCTTTCCTCGTTTCTCGCGAATCCGACTCGAAACTCTCCTCCAACGTGCCGTCGCAGTTTACGCGTATGATATAACGAGTTGCAAACGAATGCAGATCCGGGTCGCGAGtcttcaaaattaaatgacCGTTTCTCTCCGGGATTAACCCGGGAGGATAAACCCTTTGCTCTCCGTGTAAATGGAGCATTCTCTTAATTGGCCGTGCCATTTTCGTGTAATCGAGATGAGCGCGTTTCACGGGAATCTCGGCGGAAAATAGAATCAGTGGGGAACGTTCCATTATCGTTATTGGAATTTTGCAAGACTTGCTCCGCactttgttcaatttaattcgagGAACGCATTGTAGAAGAATAAACGAGTTCGCTCTCGGCTCTCGAGAATCGACGAATAGAAGACGCGCGTTCTTTGGTCCCGTTTCACGAAAAATCATTGGAGGGTCCGTCACGGTGCATAGACGTTGCAACACCGAGAGCAATCGAACGGGATAAAGCAACCGGAACAAGAGCCGAAACCGGAACGGCCGGCGTGAGAAACCGAACGGGCGAACGTAAAACGATAGAATAAACTTCCTCGGCGTTGCAATCGTTATGCAAAGCAACGTAATTCACCCCGAGTCCCGGCAATAATCGGCCAGGTAATTCCCAGCTTTCGTCATCGTTCCCAACCAGTTTCCCAAACGATTTACTCCATTGTCCCTTATCCGGAGCAGAATTATTTCACCGTCCTCTAAATGCCGGATAAGTTGTATATCGCGCCGTAAATATTTCGCCGACGAATTTTTCGCTGGCCGAGAGATTGAGGGGAGATTTCTTGTTTCAGATCACCGAAAGCAAACGCTCGACGATTACCCTAGGTTAGAGTCAGGTACGTTCCCCATCCAGCAGTTGGTAGAGCGCGGGGTCCGGGGGAATATTTTGGTCGGCGTGGAaccgatgacgacgacgatgacgatgacaatgacgacgacgaggacgacgactcGTGCACCTGTCGAAAGCCCCGGTTTCGCAGCGTGCCTCCGTACTCCGGTCGTCCGGTCTTTCGCTAATCGGCGCCCAGTGAAACCGATACGCGCGCAACACACGCCGCGTTGTTGCATCGCGCCTCCCGACTTCGCGTTTCTCTCggataatcgtaaattaagcAGGCCAGAGCCCGGCCACCGCAATATCCTAGCCGGCGCGGTAGCGCTGTCGCAACGATTGTGACAGTCGGTCCCGTTTCCGTTTCCGTTTCTTTCGAGTCGAcgcgaagcgacgcgacgcccgcATTCGAGACGGGCGAGAACCTTCCTGTTTGCGGTTCGCGTGATTCTCTCGCACCTGTGCAGGCTGTCCCATTCGACTTCGTCCCCAAGACCGTTTTGCAAACGCTGAAATCACTCGACTCCGTTCCCTCCTGtgttttcgttaattaacgtGCAAAGGCTGGGCGAAAGTTAACTTTGCCCTCGAGCAATTCGCGGATAACTGTGTTCGAGCTAATGGCACCCGTGCGAGGAAGTTGTTAGTACACTCGGCAGTTTTATGCATTGGCGAATTTTTAGGATACGCGACGATTACCCCGGCTTCTTCCCTCTGCAATTTGCCACGAGACGAGGATTTCAGCAACCGTCGTCGGGTTTGCGCGGCTTCCCCCCTAAAAACGATTCGCTCACGCTCACGGTCGTAGCTTCGCTTTCGAAATCAAACGTAACTGGGCTACGCGATGGAACAAATTGATAAAAGCGTCGGCGACGCCGGTCGTTGTTGCCGGAATGCGTAATAGTGGATatatcgtcgtcgtcgtcgtcggtgccTGAATATCGCGCTACGGTTAGCGAGGCTCGATCGATCTAAATGGGACAGCCAGTAGCGAAAGCCTTGCATTTTGCCGAGATTGCTCGACCGTATCCTCTTAACTATGAGACACCCGAAGCTAGGCTTGGAGTAATCGTAGCCTCGAGTCGGCCGGAAAACAAGGTCGGTTAAAATcaaagaaagaagaggaggGTAAATTCGACATTTTAGCGGTTTCGTTGCATCCTGGAACGAAAagaagagacgagagagaaagagagagagaacagttTAGACCGTTTTGTGCAGAGCCGCGTCAACAAAACAGACCGCTGTGGAAGGGTGACGATTCGTTGTGCGCTGACGGACGAACCTGCGAATTTTTTCTAATGTGCTGGATGTCGGCCGGCCTATTGGACGGCAGTTGCGGCGGCATTATGTTCGCTTGTTGTCAGCGGCAAGAGCCGAAAGGTAGCTCCGATTATAACCTGATCGAGGCACCTAGAGATCAGTCTCAGCCGATTCCGTTGGACAGTTACACGGAGACCGCCAACGACGATCGTAAGTCCTTCCTACTGAAGCATGCAATCCGCATTCTTGCACTAGCATGAGCACAAAACACTCTACTCTTCTTCCGCCTCCTCTTCCGTCGCTGTCGTTTACCTTCGCCAAGCCTGAACTCGAGAATACAATTCAACAACTCTTCGGTTTCGCTCTCTCCTTCTAGAGTCTTTCGGGTCTTTCAGCACTTTCGCACCCTCCTCGCTGTCGACACGATCAAGCGATCAGCATGCTCGATCCTCTCGCTACCGATCCTCGGATTACAAGAGCTCCCtgtttttcctcttcttttttttcttcttcctcccgacgcgcgacggtcgTTGCTTCTCTTGGTTACTTCTCGTCTTGAAATTCGACACTCGCGCTCTCCTCAGCATGCCGAAACGTTCTCCACTTTCGAATCAGCCTCTCTCGGTACTCGCACTTTCCTCAGCATGCCGTCGGACGTTGCCACTTTCTCTATTCGCACCTTTCAAAGCATGAAAGTACGCGCACCGTTCCCTATCCGCCGTCCTTGCCTCCCTTTTCCAATCGCCCaattccattttccatttctcttCGTCTTCCCATTTTCACGAGATCCCACCGATTTCGCAACAATGTTCCGATCGTTTGCAATCGTCGATTCCAATCCTGCATGCACGACTGCGATAACAACCGAGTCCGATCCGCACGTTTCAGCCGGGTCCCCCAAAAGTTTCACGCGCGTCCTCCCCACTTCCGGTGTTCCTCTTTCTCGAGGAAACCGTCCTCCGATCTTCTGCAACGGTCCCCAGGATCTCTATCTCGCGATCAAGAGGCTGGAGCCACGACGATTAATTTGTACATATCGTATCTTGCAACATCGTGGACGACACTCGTTCCAGTCTCGACTTTTCTTTTCGATGCAATCCAGGagaatttcttcgtttcttgTCGCATACAGGTCGGCACTGGATTACTCCAAGTCTAATTCCGGTGATACGAAGTCGGCGGAAACAAATGGTCTTCGAGTTCGCGATCGACGAGAAaatgacaaattaattaacgcggcgTCTCTTCTACGATCCGCTTTGACACGAGGCATCAATTTCAGGAACGAGGCCATTTGTTTCTCGCGAGACTAACGCTTGCTCCGCGAGAACCGGCAGAAGCGTAACAACACGCTCGATGATAAAGACGAATCGAATTGAATCGGATCCGAAGGCTGTACGATTTCCTCGGTTACTAACTCTTTCGGAAGTGCTCTCTGCCCGCGAACGTGTGCTAATTTTAAGAGGGGGTCTACGCCATTGTAATTGCAGGCTGCGGAATCCCCGCGTCGAAGCAAACTGCCCAGAGGAGGATCGTCGGCGGTGACGACGCAGGCTTCGGCAGTTTCCCATGGCAGGTCAGActcgcgacgatcgatcgagaTCGATTTTGCTTTCGAACGGTACCGCAAAGAGCGCATTCGATAGAGAAACTGTTTTCTATTTCTCAGGCATACATCAGAATCGGGTCCAGCCGATGCGGGGGCACGCTCGTCAATCGATTTCACGTTGTCACCGCTGGCCATTGCGTCGCCAAGTGAGTAGATCGGGTTCAAATTAAACACTGATCGGTGTTGCGTTCGCGGTGGTCGTCTAATTTGTCTGTTTCGCTTGCAAGAGCGTCGGCACGCCAAGTTCAAGTCACATTGGGCGACTACGTGGTCAATTCTGCCAGCGAGACGCTGCCGGCTTACACGTTCGGGGTCAGGGAGATCAGAGTGCACCCCTACTTCAAGTTCACGCCCCAGGCCGACAGGTGAGACACGGTCGACGAATTCGatgtttcgattttatcgacAGAATGACCGAGATGAACCTTGTTTCCGCAGATTCGACGTGGCGGTTTTGCGATTGGATCGGCCTGTCCACTACATGCCTCACATAGCGCCGATCTGCCTGCCCGAGAAGAACGAGGATTTCCTCGGCCAGTACGGTTGGGCTGCCGGATGGGGAGCCCTGCAGGCTGGTAAGAGAACCGAAAACTTGATTtaggattattaattaaagtcgTGGGCTAACCGCGTTCGATTAAACAGGATCGAGGCTGCGTCCGAAGACGCTGCAAGCCGTCGACGTACCTGT includes the following:
- the LOC144468778 gene encoding plasma kallikrein; protein product: MGAARSSQWLLLGIVFVISSSRATSQTELVTGSPLSRPETLFASIETETETETEIEAEETSSNRTEPSSSTRRRRYVRFPSGPGGPGGYVFEGSGPPTGRNVGVPPGLRFPSWRQQKSLWRSPVSEYSRPVMGHRTPRLIFRDNDFPPPVGGSAPSFFQQSNHLPDFEDDARDHRKQTLDDYPRLESEPRQQNRPLWKGDDSLCADGRTCEFFLMCWMSAGLLDGSCGGIMFACCQRQEPKGSSDYNLIEAPRDQSQPIPLDSYTETANDDRCGIPASKQTAQRRIVGGDDAGFGSFPWQAYIRIGSSRCGGTLVNRFHVVTAGHCVAKASARQVQVTLGDYVVNSASETLPAYTFGVREIRVHPYFKFTPQADRFDVAVLRLDRPVHYMPHIAPICLPEKNEDFLGQYGWAAGWGALQAGSRLRPKTLQAVDVPVIDNRVCERWHRSNGINVVIYDEMMCAGYRGGGKDSCQGDSGGPLMLEKTGRWYLIGIVSAGYSCAQPGQPGIYHRVAKTVDWITYVINS